A genomic window from Chrysoperla carnea chromosome 3, inChrCarn1.1, whole genome shotgun sequence includes:
- the LOC123296887 gene encoding uncharacterized protein LOC123296887: protein MNYIVILLIISSSIMMLETVKGEPEARIGRRFRLPNFLNLNNQRCTGCPSHYCNDDPAIIHGYCCGCARLFESLPISCPGHLSCPLDTRGLCRDYEYMMNCCC, encoded by the exons atgaattatattgtaatattgttaataatttcatcATCTATTATGATGCTAGAAACAGTTAAAGGAGAACCAGAAGCACGTATTGGACGTagat tTCGATTGcctaattttttgaacttaaataATCAACGATGCACGGGGTGTCCATCACATTATTGCAATGACGATCCAGCTATAATTCATGGATACTGCTGTGGGTGTGCTCGGCTGTTCG agaGCTTACCAATATCATGCCCAGGACATTTAAGTTGTCCATTGGATACTAGAGGATTATGTCGTGATTATGAATATATGATGAATTGTTGCTGttga
- the LOC123296885 gene encoding chymotrypsin inhibitor-like, with protein MMRLTLVLSIICVTILSVSGEQFNNGHLTQQIRCDHRSPDFENCQAKVFEEECSKRDNEKYRRCRECEPTCAIPDPKVCILSCTPGCVCKDGFLRNRLDRCVPANEC; from the exons ATGATGCGTTTAACATTAGTTTTATCGATTATTTGTGTAACAATTTTAAGTGTGTCTGGTGAACAGTTTAATAATGGTCATTTAACTCAACAAATACGATGTGATCATCGTAGTccagattttgaaaattgtcagGCGAAAGTTTTCGAAGAAG aatgttCAAAACGAGATAATGAAAAATATCGGCGATGTCGTGAATGTGAGCCAACATGTGCAATACCTGATCCAAAAGTGTGCATATTATCGTGTACACCAGGATGTGTTTGTAAAGATGGTTTCCTACGAAATCGTTTAGATCGATGTGTTCCTGCAAATGAATGCTAA